The genomic stretch CCGATTTTGGGCAAAGCAAAATAAGTGAAAAAGATCAGCAGGATCAGCGGCAGGTTGCGCAAAGACTCTACATACAAGAAGGCCGGGTAGCGCAAAAAGGGATACCGGGAGATGCGCAGAGCGCAGATGACGATGCCGAAAAAGAAGCTGAGGGCGATGCTGATCAAGGCCAGCTCGATGGTCCATTGCAGGCCGGTCATGAGGAATTTCACATTTTTCGGTTCAAACAACACGGTCCATTTCGACCAATCCAAGGCTCCCTCTCCTTCCTAGGAACTGCGGCGCAACCGCTGTTCGAGCAGATTGGCGACGGTGCTGAGCGGCACCGTGATGACCAGATAGAGCAGCGCGGCGAAGATAAAGACCTCGAAGATGATGAAGGTCTCGCTGGCGATGCGATAGGTCTCGTACATCAGGTCGGCCACGACGATGGTGCTCAAGATGGCCGAGTTTTTGACCATGTTGACCACCTGGTTCGTCAAGGGCGGGAGGATGATCTTCACCGCCTGGGGCAGGACGACATAGCCCATCGCCTGCAAATAGTTCATCCCGGACGAGCGGGCCGCTTCCATCTGCCCTTTCGGCACCGCCTGGATGCCGGCCCGGAAGACTTCGCCGATATAGGCGCCTGTATACATGGCCAATCCGATGGTGCCGCAGGCGAAGCCGGACAGCTTGATCCCCATCGCCGGCGTTCCGAAGTAGATAAAAAACACCTGGATGAGCAACGGGGTGTTTTGAAAAAACTCCACATAGGCGACGCCGAAGGCGTTGAGGACTTTGAAGCCGGAAACGCGCAGGATGGCGATGGCGACGCCGATGACCATGGACAGCAGCAAGGAATAGAGGGTCACTTCGATGGTCACCTTCAGACCGGAGAAAAACTGTGGCCCATAAGCTAGCAGGTCATTCCACTGTTCCATGCAGGCGTACCCTCCTTTCACAAATCGAGTAGGAGGGGGTGATTAACCCCCGTCCTCTCACACCACCGTACGTACCGTTCGGTATACGGCGGTTCATGCTGGTTGACGATGAGATTGGTATGTTTCGACTAAACTGACTAAGCCCTGTTCCCGCCAGTAGGCGAGGCCAAGGGCTTTATTCATTTGCGGGGTCAAGGACAGACGCCAATATCCTTTTCGTGAGCCGCTGATGTTGCATGCCCATTCCTCCGGGATCCCCAACGCCACTAAGTTTCGTCTTCGTGTCTTCGGGCGCTTCCATTGCTTGAGCAGGCACATCCGCAGTCGTCGGCGAAGCCACTCATCCAACTCTTTAAGTACGCTTGGCGTGTCAATGAGTCGAAAGTAGCCCATCCAGCCTTTCAGGTATTGGTTGAGGGTGACCAGTCGGTCCTCCATCGCAATGCTTCGGTTCCGCCCAGTGAACTGGCGGATCTTCTCTTTCACCCGTTTCACCGTTTGGGGGGCGAGCCGAATCTTTGCTGCCTTATGCCACGTAAATGAAAACCCCAGAAACTTTCGGTTCCAGGGTCGGTCGACTGCGCTTTTCTCCCAGTTGACCTGCAGTTTTAACCGCCCCTCCAGAAACTTTGCCATACCCTCCATCACTCGTTGCCCTGCCCGTCGACTGCGGACGTAGACGTTACAGTCGTCGGCGTACCGGCAGAAGCGATGTCCCCGGCTTTCCAGTGCCTTATCCAAATCATCCAGGATGATGTTCGCCAGCAAAGGGCTGAGTGGACCTCCCTGGGGTGTTCCTTCCTCGCTCTTCACACGAATCCCGTTGAGCATGACCCCGGCCTTGAGGTATTCTCGGATCAACTTCAAGATTCGTTTGTCCTTCACCTTGCGCGCTACGCGCGCCATGAGAATGTCGTGATTGACGCGATCAAAGAACTGGGCCAGGTCCATGTCAACCACCCATCGGTAGCCGTCGGCGATGTATTCCTTCGCTTTCTTCACCGCTTGGTGCGCACTCTTTCCCGGACGAAATCCGTAGCTGTTCGTGGAAAAGTCAGGGTCGAAGATCGGCATCAGGATCTGGTTCAGGGCCTGTTGGATCAGTCGATCGACGACAGTGGGAATGCCCAGCTTCCGTGTTCCGCCTTGGGGTTTGGGAATTTCAACCCGCCGGACCGGTTGCGGTCGATAGGTCCCCTCCAACAATTCCTGTTTAATGCGCGACCATTCCTCTTTTAGGTACGGGCGCAGGGATTCTAGCCCCATACCGTCGATTCCGGCCGCGCCTTTGTTGGCCATGACTCGCTTATACGCTTCCGTCATGTTCCCTCGTTCGACGACTTTCTCCATCAGATCATACGTCTCTTCGCGGGGTTGCTTCGCTTCTTGTGCCGGTAACGCGCTCGGCACTCCACCGGTCCCCTGCGGATTCACCGCTTCCTCCCGTTGGCAGTTCCCTTTCGGGATATTCGGCTGTCTCTGCGCGTCACGCGAACGCATCGTCGCTTCCCCTTCCATCATGTTCGGTCCTTCATCTGGCCGGACGTCGGGCCAGCCTACTATGACCTCTGCTGACTCCTGCCGGTTCAGCCACGCCTTTCGGCGTGGTTTCCCAAGTTACTTGGTCCCCCGGCAGGCCTCCCCGGGTAAGAACGTTGCCTTTCCCTCCATCTACCCGCCCCATTTACTCTCGGCAGCCTTCGGTGACAAGGACTTCGCTTTGTTCGGCAAGCTCATCCAACTGCCGCTAGCCTCACCTGGGGTTCGTGGTCCTCGGGCCGGAGGTTTGCCGCTGGCTTCCTTCAGATTCCGCCTCGCGGCGGACACCCTTGCCTTAAGCTAACGCCTACTGCCACCTTCGGCGTTCGGGACTTCCACCCTAGAGACAACGCCCATGCCGGGCGCACCAAAGAGGGGAGTGAAGCACGCTCCACTCCCCGCAAGCTCAGACTCCTTACTTGGGCGGATCCTCTTTGAACCACTTCTTATAGAGCTCGTCGTACTTGCCGTTGGCTTTCAACTCTTTGAGGAAGTCGTTGACATAGTTGACCCACTCGGGATGGCCCTTCTGGAAGCCGAAGCCATAAGGCTCCTCAGTGAAGAGGCCGCCGACCAGTTCAAAGTTGGGATCTTCGTTCGCAAAGCCCATCAGGATGGAGTTGTCCGTCGTCATGGCGTCGGAACGTCCCAGTTTCAAGGCCTGGAAGGCTTCCGTGTAGGTGGCGTACTCGTCCACTTTGGCGTCAGGCGCTTTTTCCCGTATGTTCTTGGCGCTCGTGGAGCCGCGGACAGTCGAGACGGTCTTGCCTTTCAGGTCGGTCACGCTCTTGATGGGGCTGCCCTTTTTCACCAGCAGCGACTGCCCCGCCTTGAAGTAGACATCGGAGAAGTCGATCTGCTTTTTCCGTTCTTCGGTGATTGTCGTCGTGCCGGCGACAATGTCGATCTGGCCGTTTTGCAGCATGGGAATCCGTGTCTGCGATTCTACCTTCTCCAGTTTCACCTTGCTCTCGTCACCGAAGAGCTTCTTGGCCAGTTCTTTCATGATGTCGACTTCAAAGCCCTCAGGCTTGTCCGCGCCGGATTTCAACTGTCCGAAGAGGGGCACGTCGTTTTTGACGCCGGCGATCAGGTAACCGCGGTTCTTGATGGTCTGGATGTAGTCTCCGGAGGTTTGGGTCTGGTTCTCGGCAGCTTTCTTCTCCCCGCCGGTCGGAGCGCTGCCGCCGCAGCCAACTGCCAACGTGCCCAGGAGTGCCGCCGTGCAGCAAAGGGCGATTCCTTTGGTCCACTTCTTGAACATGGACATCCTCCTCATATAAAGTTTTTTTATGCTTCCGGCTGCCCCTTGGGGCAGGCCGAAATCAGCGAGATCGGTGTAGGTGCAGGTAAAGCGGCAAGAGAGGACAAGAGCTTAGCGCGCCGATGTGAGGATCTTGCTCAGGAACAGCTTGGTCCGGTCCTCGCGGGGGTTGATGAAGAAGTGTTCCGGCGTCCCCTCTTCGAC from Heliomicrobium modesticaldum Ice1 encodes the following:
- a CDS encoding amino acid ABC transporter permease, encoding MEQWNDLLAYGPQFFSGLKVTIEVTLYSLLLSMVIGVAIAILRVSGFKVLNAFGVAYVEFFQNTPLLIQVFFIYFGTPAMGIKLSGFACGTIGLAMYTGAYIGEVFRAGIQAVPKGQMEAARSSGMNYLQAMGYVVLPQAVKIILPPLTNQVVNMVKNSAILSTIVVADLMYETYRIASETFIIFEVFIFAALLYLVITVPLSTVANLLEQRLRRSS
- the ltrA gene encoding group II intron reverse transcriptase/maturase; the protein is MMEGEATMRSRDAQRQPNIPKGNCQREEAVNPQGTGGVPSALPAQEAKQPREETYDLMEKVVERGNMTEAYKRVMANKGAAGIDGMGLESLRPYLKEEWSRIKQELLEGTYRPQPVRRVEIPKPQGGTRKLGIPTVVDRLIQQALNQILMPIFDPDFSTNSYGFRPGKSAHQAVKKAKEYIADGYRWVVDMDLAQFFDRVNHDILMARVARKVKDKRILKLIREYLKAGVMLNGIRVKSEEGTPQGGPLSPLLANIILDDLDKALESRGHRFCRYADDCNVYVRSRRAGQRVMEGMAKFLEGRLKLQVNWEKSAVDRPWNRKFLGFSFTWHKAAKIRLAPQTVKRVKEKIRQFTGRNRSIAMEDRLVTLNQYLKGWMGYFRLIDTPSVLKELDEWLRRRLRMCLLKQWKRPKTRRRNLVALGIPEEWACNISGSRKGYWRLSLTPQMNKALGLAYWREQGLVSLVETYQSHRQPA
- a CDS encoding ABC transporter substrate-binding protein, with protein sequence MFKKWTKGIALCCTAALLGTLAVGCGGSAPTGGEKKAAENQTQTSGDYIQTIKNRGYLIAGVKNDVPLFGQLKSGADKPEGFEVDIMKELAKKLFGDESKVKLEKVESQTRIPMLQNGQIDIVAGTTTITEERKKQIDFSDVYFKAGQSLLVKKGSPIKSVTDLKGKTVSTVRGSTSAKNIREKAPDAKVDEYATYTEAFQALKLGRSDAMTTDNSILMGFANEDPNFELVGGLFTEEPYGFGFQKGHPEWVNYVNDFLKELKANGKYDELYKKWFKEDPPK